A window of the Lates calcarifer isolate ASB-BC8 linkage group LG18, TLL_Latcal_v3, whole genome shotgun sequence genome harbors these coding sequences:
- the LOC108899834 gene encoding LOW QUALITY PROTEIN: kinesin-like protein KIF21A (The sequence of the model RefSeq protein was modified relative to this genomic sequence to represent the inferred CDS: inserted 1 base in 1 codon): MTSGPDESSVRVALRIRPQLAKEKIEGCHICTYVMPGEPQVVLGKDKAFTYDYVFDMDTQQEAIYTHCTERLIEGCFEGYNATIFAYGQTGSGKTYTMGTGFDVNIGEDELGIIPRAVNHLFRGIEERRQAATEQGRPVPEFKINAQFLELYNEEVLDLFDSTRDIEARKQRSNIKIHEDANGGIYTVGVTTRTVTSAAEMIQCLKLGALSRTTASTQMNVQSSRSHAIFTIHLCQVRVCSPDNNDNVTDNRLATDSEINEFETLTAKFHFVDLAGSERLKRTGATGDRAKEGISINCGLLALGNVISAXGDRSKRSSHVPYRDSKLTRLLQDSLGGNSQTVMIACISPSDRDFMETLNTLKYANRARNIKNKVMVNQDRASQQISALRTEIARLQMELMEYKTGKRMVGEDGVEGLNDLVHENSMLQTENNHLRVRVKAMQETIDAQRARLTQILSDQANQALAKAGEGNEEIGNMIQNYIKEIEELRAKLLESESVNENLRKNLSRASTRSSLYGGPGSFSSALLAPEKEASDVIMMAKKDLEKLKKKERKKKKRLRQYEENHHQEVEHASVLKEEVPDNDQERGNEEAEVEGSDHEEGEDADGEEEDFDMAGEETSDDSDSEELEEKESVQADLANITCEIAIKQKLIDELENSQRRLHTLKQQYEQKLMMLQNKIRDTQLERDKVLHNMGSVESGTEEKAKRIKVEYEKKLSSMNKELQKLQSAQKEHARLLKNQSQYEKQLKKLQLDVTEMKKTKVALMRQMKEQQERNRATECRRNREIASLKKDQRRAEHQLRQLEAQKRQQELILRRKNEEVTALRRQVRPVSGKVSRKVSLPEPLQEPSHRATPGRLQTSGASQSNGARSSPVRMGSIYLSRTARAKWQSLERRVSDIIMQRMTISNMETDMNRLLKQREDLTRRRERVSRKREKMAVDGADADRSLASLNEELESLNANIDYINDSIADCQANIMQMEEAKEEGDTVDVTAVISSCNLSEARFLLDHFVTMAINKGLQAAQKDSQLKVMEGRLKQTEINSATQNQLLFHMLKEKAEINPELDALLGSALQELGYLSPENGDDSSSDESTPSPATEGSTLASDLMKLCGESRPRSKARRRTTTQMELLYASSGDLSCESPTGDFSAPLLPLSERLEGPADMQGHAVGQTPDREQTVSPSALSARPAGLSGSRSPTGSERRQLERSPLNRRKMQEKGPTATHIPAPTHTPPVGMAETKTKGSDYKTLLDESPVFEGHRGVINPVTAPKNSRGAKLQCVYVAEGHTKPVLCVDATDDLLFTGSKDRTCKVWNLVTGQEIMSLADHPSSVVSVRYTSSLVFTVSTAYIKVWDIRDSAKCIRTLTSSGQVGSGDTCSSVRSLSIPPGESQINQIALNPSGSFLYAAAGNAVRMWDLRKFVSTGKLTGHLGPVMCLTVDKLGHGQDVVLTGSKDHHIKMFEVTEGVQGSITSSHTFEPAHQDGVESLAVNGDVFYSGSRDYYIKKWDLASRELLQQSASAQADWVSALGVVPGSPVLLSGCRGGLLRLWHADSLAPLGEVRGHDSPINGLATNSSQLFTASDDRTVKIWEAKGSLEEGVH, translated from the exons ATGACCAGCGGGCCGGATGAGAGTTCGGTGCGCGTCGCCCTGAG GATTCGTCCTCAGCTGGCCAAAGAAAAGATAGAGGGTTGTCACATCTGTACATACGTGATGCCCGGGGAGCCCCAGGTGGTCCTGGGTAAGGACAAGGCCTTCACCTATGACTACGTCTTTGACATGGACACCCAGCAGGAAGCCATCTACACCCACTGTACCGAGAGACTCATTGAGGGCTGCTTCGAGGGCTACAATGCCACCATCTTCGCTTATGGACAG ACGGGTTCAGGGAAGACCTACACCATGGGAACCGGCTTCGACGTCAACATCGGAGAGGACGAGCTAGGTATCATTCCCCGGGCCGTCAACCACCTGTTCAGGGGGATCGAGGAGCGCAGACAGGCCGCCACCGAGCAGGGCAGGCCAGTCCCTGAGTTCAAGATCAATGCGCAGTTCCTGGAG TTGTACAACGAGGAGGTGCTGGACTTGTTCGACTCCACACGAGACATCGAGGCCAGGAAACAGAGGTCCAACATCAAAATCCACGAGGACGCCAACGGAGGCATCTATACTGTGGGGGTTACCACCCGCACCGTCACCTCTGCGGCTGAG ATGATACAGTGTCTAAAGTTGGGCGCTCTGTCTCGTACCACGGCCAGCACCCAGATGAACGTCCAGAGTTCCCGCTCTCACGCTATTTTCACCATCCACCTGTGCCAAGTCCGAGTCTGCTCTCCTGATAACAAC GATAATGTGACAGATAACCGTTTAGCTACCGACTCTGAGATTAATGAGTTTGAGACGCTGACAGCCAAGTTCCACTTTGTGGACCTGGCTGGTTCAGAAAGACTGAAGAGAACCGGAGCAACAGGAGACAGAGCAAAAGAGGGCATCTCCATCAACTGTGGGCTG CTTGCCTTGGGAAATGTCATCAGTG CTGGGGACAGGAGTAAACGCTCCAGTCACGTGCCTTACAGAGACTCCAAACTGACACGGCTGTTACAGGACTCATTAGGTGGCAACAG tcaAACCGTAATGATCGCTTGTATCAGCCCGTCAGACCGGGACTTCATGGAGACTTTGAACACCCTGAAGTACGCCAACCGAGCACGAAACATCAAGAACAAGGTGATGGTGAACCAAGACCGAGCCAGTCAGCAGATCAGCGCTCTGAGGACAGAAATAGCCCGACTGCAGATGGAGCTGATGGAGTACAAGACG GGAAAGCGAATGGTGGGTGAAGATGGTGTGGAGGGCCTCAACGACTTGGTCCATGAGAACTCCAtgctgcagacagagaacaACCACCTGAGGGTGAGGGTGAAGGCCATGCAGGAGACCATTGATGCTCAGAGAGCCAGACTCACACAGATCCTCAGTGACCAGGCCAACCAGGCTCTGGCTAAAGCAG GTGAAGGCAATGAAGAAATTGGAAACATGATTCAGAACTATATCAAAGAAATCGAGGAGCTCAG AGCTAAACTTCTCGAAAGTGAGTCTGTGAACGAGAACCTCAGAAAGAACCTGTCTCGGGCCTCCACTCGCTCCTCGCTGTATGGAGGCCCCGGCTCCTTCTCCTCTGCCCTGCTCGCCCCCGAGAAGGAGGCCAGCGATGTCATCATGATGGCCAAGAAAGACTTGGAGAAACtcaagaagaaggagaggaagaagaagaagag GCTGAGGCAATATGAAGAGAATCACCACCAAGAGGTTGAACATGCCAG cgTTCTCAAAGAGGAAGTCCCAGACAATGACCAGGAGCGAGGCAACGAGGAGGCGGAGGTG GAGGGCAGCGATCACGAAGAAGGTGAGGatgcagatggagaggaggaggacttcGACATGGCAGGAGAGGAGACGTCTgatgactctgactctgaggaACTGGAGGAGAAAG AGAGCGTCCAGGCTGACCTGGCCAACATCACCTGCGAGATCGCCATTAAGCAAAAGCTGATAGATGAGCTGGAGAACAGCCAGCGGCGcctgcacacactcaaacagcaGTACGAGCAGAAGCTGATGATGCTGCAGAACAAGATCAGAGACACACAGCTGGAGAGGGACAAGGTGCTGCACAATATGG GCTCAGTGGAGTCAGGTACGGAGGAGAAGGCCAAGAGGATCAAAGTGGAGTATGAGAAGAAGCTGAGCTCCATGaacaaagagctgcagaaactCCAGTCAGCTCAGAAAGAGCACGCTCGCCTGCTGAAGAACCAGTCGCAGTACGAGAAGCAGCTCAAGAAACTCCAGCTGGATGTGACCGAGATGAAGAAAACCAAG GTGGCGCTGATGCGTCAGatgaaggagcagcaggagaggaacAGGGCCACAGAGTGCAGGCGAAACAGGGAGATCGCCTCTCTGAAGAAAGACCAGCGCAGAGCCGAG CACCAGCTGAGGCAGCTGGAGGCCCAGAAGAGACAACAGGAGTTGATTCTACGTAGGAAGAATGAAGAG GTGACAGCTCTCAGGCGGCAGGTGAGGCCCGTGTCTGGGAAGGTGAGCAGAAAGGTGAGCTTACCTGAACCTCTCCAGGAGCCGTCACATCGAGCCACGCCTGGAAGGCTGCAGACCTCTGGAGCATCCCAGTCCAATGGAGCCAG GAGCTCCCCAGTGCGGATGGGAAGTATCTACCTCAGCAGGACAGCCAGGGCCAAATGGCAGTCACTGGAAAGACGtgtcagtgacatcatcatGCAGAGGATGACTATCTCTAACATGGAGACAGATATGAACCGACTGCTAAAG CAACGTGAGGACCTGACCAGGCGGAGGGAGCGAGTGTccagaaagagggagaagatggcGGTGGACGGTGCAGATGCTGACCGCTCCCTGGCCTCCCTGAATGAGGAGCTGGAGTCTCTCAACGCCAACATCGACTACATCAACGACAGCATTGCCGACTGCCAGGCCAACATTATGCAGATGGAGGAAGCCAAG GAGGAAGGAGACACGGTGGATGTTACAGCAGTGATCAGCTCCTGTAATTTATCAGAGGCTCGTTTCCTTCTGGACCATTTCGTAACTATGGCCATCAACAAG GGTCTGCAGGCGGCTCAGAAGGATTCTCAGCTGAAGGTTATGGAGGGCAGGTTGAAGCAGACAGAGATTAACAGTGCCACCCAGAACCAGCTGCTGTTCCACATGCTGAAGGAGAAGGCTGAGATCAACCCGGAGCTGGATGCTCTGCTTGGCAGTGCTCTGCAAG AGTTAGGTTACCTGTCACCAG AAAACGGAGATGACAGCAGTAGTGACGAGTCCACCCCCAGCCCGGCCACAGAGGGCAG CACACTTGCATCAGATCTAATGAAGTTATGTGGTGAATCCAGACCAAGAAGTAAG GCTCGCAGACGGACCACCACCCAGATGGAGCTGCTCTATGCCAGCAGTGGGGATCTATCCTGTGAATCCCCCACCGGAGACTTCTCGGCCCCTCTGCTGCCCCTCTCAGAGCGCCTGGAAGGGCCGGCAGACATGCAGGGTCATGCTGTTGGTCAAACCCCTGACCGCGAGCAAACTGTTTCCCCATCTGCACTGTCTGCCCGGCCAGCTGGCCT ATCTGGATCCAGGTCACCTACAGGGTCTGAGAGGAGGCAACTGGAGCGCTCGCCCCTCAACCGAAGGAAGATGCAAGAGAAAGGACCCACAGCAACACACATCCCAGCACCTACACACACCCCTCCTGTTGGCATGGCAGAAACCAAAACTAAAGGCAGCGACTACAAAACACT GTTGGATGAGTCACCTGTATTTGAAGGCCACAG AGGCGTGATCAACCCTGTGACAGCCCCTAAGAACAGCCGGGGGGCGAAACTTCAGTGCGTCTACGTAGCCGAGGGGCACACCAAGCCTGTGCTCTGTGTGGACGCTACTGATGATCTCCTCTTCACAGGATCCAAAG accGTACATGTAAAGTCTGGAACTTGGTGACGGGTCAGGAGATCATGTCTTTGGCAGATCATCCCAGCAGTGTTGTCTCAGTCAG GTACACTTCTAGTCTTGTCTTCACTGTTTCCACTGCTTACATCAAAGTCTGGGACATACGAGATTCTGCCAAGTGTATACGCACACTAAC GTCATCTGGTCAGGTGGGTTCAGGAGACACTTGTTCCTCTGTCCGGAGTTTATCCATCCCACCAGGAGAGAGCCAGATCAACCAGATCGCTCTGAACCCTTCAGGCTCCTTCCTTTATGCTGCTGCTGGCAATGCTGTGCGCATGTGGGATCTCCGCAA GTTTGTGTCCACAGGGAAGCTGACAGGCCATTTGGGACCTGTCATGTGTCTGACTGTTGACAAGTTAGGTCATGGACAGGATGTTGTCCTCACTGGATCCAAAGACCATCATATTAAA ATGTTTGAGGTGACAGAAGGTGTTCAGGGTAGCATCACCTCCAGCCATACATTTGAGCCCGCTCATCAGGATGGTGTGGAGTCCCTGGCTGTGAACGGAGATGTTTTCTACAGCGGCTCCAGAGACTATTACATCAAAAAGTGGGACCTAGCTAGCAGAGAGCTGCTACAG CAGTCAGCCAGTGCTCAGGCAGACTGGGTTAGCGCTCTGGGCGTGGTGCCAGGCTCCCCGGTGCTGCTCAGCGGATGCAGAGGAGGGCTGCTGCGCCTTTGGCACGCTGACTCGCTAGCACCCCTCGGCGAGGTCCGGGGACACGACAGTCCCATTAATGGCCTGGCCACCAACAGCAGCCAACTGTTCACTGCTTCTGA